DNA sequence from the Pelecanus crispus isolate bPelCri1 chromosome 4, bPelCri1.pri, whole genome shotgun sequence genome:
TACAAATGACATTTCTTATGTCACTAAAACTGGTCTTAAAAAGAATTTGGATAATACTCTTCTCTAAGCCAGATAAACACTACTCTTCTGTGATGGGAAGTTTTGGGAAACCATATGAACCTCTGCTCCTCTAGAGAGGAGAGGTCAGCTCTCGAGTTCTGACTTCAACAGCACTTTTTAAGAACACCATTAGGATTGACTTTTGTTACCAGGTTTAATACTGAACTTGGGAGGAATACTGAGTGAATAGATACCAGCCAGACTGAACTGTATCGTTTTCCAGGCTCGCTTGGGAAAAGCACCATTTTTAATTCACTTAGAGTTTTGATTAACTCTTGCACTGTAAACTGAGTGAGTtctaactgaaatgaaatttagcACAGGGAGGCCACTCACTTTCATTGACATTCTTTGATCCTCAAGCACTTACCGATCATAACTGGACTGCCTTCAGTCTTGAAATGATTAGCAAGCTCTCTTCCCTGCAACGCCACTTCAGAACCCTGGCTAGgtaagaaaaacaacaataGATTTGTCATCCTCACTAGGCTTAATTCCCTAATTATCCTTTATACTCGTTAACTGCATAGGTAACAGATTAGAAACTGGCTTAGAGTAAACGTAAACATCCTGggacaatcagaaaaaaaatttttaatgcAACTTGCAGATTCTGGTTAGACCAATGAATCTGCTGTAAGGCCAGTTGTCACTGGAGCTGCTATAAATAACAGGTGGACCATCTACAAATATAAGCTCTGGAACAAAACCGATTAAGATTGGCTGTATaaagctttataaaatattGAAGAACTGAACTATTTTCCTACTGTTAAGAATCACCATCACCACGGTCACATGCTCTTTTAGAATTTCCACAGTAGAATTTAGTCTAAATAAACATAACTCCTGAGTAGTATTCTGTTTGACTAGAATTTTCATACATGCTCAATTAGTATATACTCTTTATTTCATTATTGTATTTATCACAAAATATTCAGGGATTTGTTAGTCTGCTCAGTGCTGCCTAAATGGTAAAAATCCagtaattttacttctgataaATGctaaacattattattatttttctcgTAAACATATCTGTAGGGTTCTTTACTGTGTGTGAGACTGTCAGAATGGAAACAAATCCCTTGTTTTATCATCACACGAATCCAGAAAAGAGAACACTGTTTCCAGGCTGCTCAGCAATTTGCCTCAAACCTGAGCTGCCGGGTTAGCTCTGTGGATGAAGTAATAACTTATTGTCAGTGTGCATTCAGTTCATTATGACCGCCAGACTGCGTGCCTGCTTCAAAAATTATGTTTGTGGTACAAAGGAATGGGCCGAATTCCACATCAGTTTGCATATCTTTAAGCAATTTACAGCAACTGCAAACTGAAACCCCAAGCCCACAAGAAGTTTAGCAACTATCTTCATTTGTAAGCACTCACCTCAGCACAACCAAAGGCAGGAATATAGGGTTTATGAACAAGGAACTCTTAAAAGATTTATTATCTCTTTTATTGTCCCTATTATCCCATGTATTGTAATggtaatttgcattttaaggCATTCAGTCTTTTTAATAATTACAGGTACTGATTCTTACCTGACAAATAGTATTTTTGATGTTATTCCAAAAAGCTGATTCAAAACGAGCTGTACCTCAATTGAACCAATCCACTGCCGTGACCCAACAAATGCTGCAGGTTTGTCTCCAGCATCAACCAGTGCCTTTGCAACATCATCgtgaagaagaaaatcaaacatCAACAACATATGGTAGGCAATTCTACCACTTTTTGTGAACAAAGTTGGTTTATATATATGGGAACTTGTTTTGAACCTAGCCGGTCAAAAGCAGACAAATGGATATTGAATTCCTTCACTGAGGTTCTGTTCTGGAAACGTCACTTGAACACTAATACAGACAGTGCCTGTAAGCACAGAATATAACCCCCAGTCCACAGGCAGACTCCAAGCACTGAGCTGTCTAATATTGGAGTGCATCATTTGTACTGCAGAATCCACTTCACAGGCTGAAGTGCCTCAATTCCCATTCAAAGCATCCCAGAAAAGGATCCATAAAATAGTGCTCTGAGGAAGAGGCCACTGAAATACACCGAAGgttgtggtttattttaaatcttctcCATTCTGAGGCTTACGTGTTACATGCAGCACTTGAGAGGGGCCTTTGCCATTCAGGATACAAAGCCCACAAAGCCTCCTGAAGGCTACTGCCCTCTTCTAGATGTCTAAAAATACTACAGGAGTGCATGGACTTCAGTTGCTTTTAGGTTTAGGTGTGGACTGAGAAATGTTCAGGAAATGCAGTTTTAACGTTAGTGCTCACACCCCTGTTAGGTATGATGAAAGTTGTTTTATGGACTGAATCAAACTTTGGTAAAAACattcagtaaataaatataaCACAAAGAACTACTTTTAGAAGACTGAAGGTAACTGCAGTATTTCTTGCTAGGCATACAATATTAGCTACCCAAACCTACGTTCTTGCTTCAGTGCTGTTAACAGAAATGAACATATTCAGGTATGCGTTTGAATTCACAATAGAAAAAGAAGTGAAGgagagttcaaaaaacaggaaaagcccACTGCTGTCAGAGGCAAAGTagcaaaagaaagcagtaaaTCAATGCATAGCATCTGTGGACTAATCCAGCTGTCACTGAATACAAAAGTCAGTTTTAAAGCTAATTTTAATATGACACATTGggtcctttgttttctttcatttgacaaaaacagtgaaaatgtcATAATCTGAGCTTCTAATAGAACATTAATCCAAGGAACTATTTAGAAGACTATTTTAATGAGTCTTATTTGTATAGGTAATGTCACCCAACACTGATGAACATTTGGAGACAGATCTCCTATAACAaaacttgttaaaaataataattcagaaTTACTATAGCTCAATTTaagagaaaaactaaaaatatcacACAAATCTGAAGTCTAAAATATATgaatttgatattttaaaaataattatacaaACTTTTCTAGACAAATatgcataaaataattaatctgCTTAAACGTTCTGTACCTGTTGAATTTCCTTGTGTGTTGGTATAGGTGTATCAATGTAACCTTGGTGCTTGAACCAAGAACAGATTGTCTGCAAAGACCGATAGGCACAGCCCCAACCACTGTCATCAAACCGATCCTGCATATAGTGGTGATAACTGTATACACCATGTACTAAATAAACCTGCATAGAAAGAGATAGTACAAATGAATCTGATCACACTTGTAtcaattttcacagaaattgcATGCCTATGTCACTTGCACTGTAAAAGCCTTCAGCTGGGGACTGCAAATCTTTGGAAGAATTGAAGGCTTGCTGTTCACACATGATTACTCCTCCTGTTTTTGTCTCCTAAACATCTCCATTCATAGTTTTAGTTTCTTGCCCTGGTTCtgagaaacttttaaaatacatgctaaAAACGTGTACattcttttccaagaaaatgccatttctttgGGACAACTATAGCGAAAACAATGCCATGTTGTGCAGAGAAGCCCTTTTGCTTAAAAGGCCAAGTCTGTTCCTTCACTCTCTCTCATCTATACAATATTGGCTGTCTAAATTACTTCTTTTAACAACAAatctcaagaaaaataaaaatactttcttagaaatgtttccatttaaaCTTACCATACCAGACTCTGTACCAGGTGAATTAAGATGTAAATGTGGATTTCGGAGATATCCATCTTTGTATGGTTCATCTGGAAAATGATAAGCGTTTGCTCTCTTGAAATATGGTCTGTCACAAGGCAGATTGAATAACCCATGTAATTCCTACGTGCAAGTTAGAATAAAGAGCACAATTCAAATTTTGGATTAAGAGAAACAAGACGTTGTAAATAACAATTGAGACATGAACAATCTTAAGAGCAGAGTTCAGTAAATTTAATTAAGcagattttaatatattaatattcagCGGGTACGTTTACTGCTAGATCTCACCTCTCAAAGGAAGCTCATGGAGGCTTACTGCCCATCTAAAGGGCCCACTATTTTATGCAGTCTTGTTACATACCGCCTGCCGCTGGAGCCCCACTGAAGATGAGTGTCTTATGAAAGTATGGTAAAATGCAACACAGTATAAAAGGATTAGTTTTACCTCTGTAGTAGTGCAGATATACACACTCTGAATTATAATCTTAACTAATATTGAAGACATAGAAATACCATATACTGAGACAAAGTAAAGATACTGAGCTTATGGTTTAAGCAGATTCAGTCTATTTCTAAATCTCGTAAGCACTGTTTACAACACAGCAGCCACATTTAAAGAGATAAATTGTCTTATTTCACAGAGCTTAAGAGTGAAAGGAACGGTGAGATCATCTAGGATAATGTGTGTAACACAGGTAATACATTTTACGCAGATGGCCCAACACTGAACCGAACTACATTAGCTACAGTAACATTTCGCAATGGGTGGATAAAAGTGAACAGAAGACAAAGAGCAGGAAAGACTTGTGTGGCACCAATGCCTGAGGCCTCTGCAAATGCAAGGAACAGATTAGGTTTTATATACCCAGTAATGTTTcacacagaagaagaaaatgaaaaatccccAAGGCTTCTACACCTCTAAGGCAGCAGCAGATTCTTTCCCCACGCTCAGTATGTGTAACTGTGTGACCTGAGCCGGTATCTCCCAGGTACACGTCTCAATCTGAAAGGACTGCCACATCAGAACATTTTTCCACCTCATCCATATTCCTTTTTCTAGATGTGCCAACCCAGAAggcaaaaaccaaccaaaagcTGGTCAGCTGTGAGCCACACGAAGCAGCCCCTCCAAACAAATGAACCAACCAACACCACACAACCccaagaaagaaaccaaaccaaacagaaaaaccccaatCCTAACCCTTTCAGGACACCTATTAAAGCCTGAAAGTAATAACACACTACAAGTAATCTGACATTCTACTACAGAAGTGGACAAATTCAAAGAATACAGTACCAGAAGTACAGGTTTTAGATAAACTATCTAAACCAAATCCTATGTAGTTTTAAAGTTTCTATTGTTCCCTTATAAAATGTATCAGAActcatttttgtaaaataacaTCTAATAATGCAAGCTTCCATATTCACTATACGGCTTCAgttataataaaaacaaattaatgaaatCGCAGTATCGGTTAGTATTTATTCTACATTGGCTCAAGAAAAGCTTTACCACTGCTTCAgttacaataataataataaaccccCTAAAAAATCAGGTTCTGTTagtatttgtttgctttaccTTTCTGTAACTTTCCAACTGATCATCTGAAATACCTGTAGGATACGAGATTGTTACAAGCTGATTTTTTCCCGGTAACATGAAATGAAATTGTTCTGGTACAACAATTGATGTTCCCTTCATGTACTTCATGATACACCTTTCCATGTCAGTTAGTTGCCTGTGAATTGCTTTCACTAGGAGATTTTGTACCCTGCAAAGTAAAAGGGAGAAcatgtgagaagcagaagagtgATGGTGGATCATTTTCTCTCATAGCTCTGATAGTTATACAATACTTATGGTGTGTATTCACACCTGGTCTGATGAACTTACTACTTCCATGCTTCCACCCccacagagaaagacagagCCTCACTGTGCGTTACTCAAAGCATGTCTGCATACAGAAACTACTCCCTAGTGATTCAACCCTCCAAAGTGCAGGCACCCTGGTCTTGTATCAGAAACGCAACCATTGGCCAAAATAAAAGTTACATATATGActatatggggttttttttcgcATTTTATCCACCCCATTTAGCATCCTTCAGAGTATAATCCTGtggaaaaaatgcaaggaaaaaaatacagaggaagaCTCTAATGTTTTCCATCTTCACCtacccagctgcagcccctaACATAGTACTGAGATTACAAAGACTCATCAAATACACTCCAATCTTCACTTTTATACACACTCACGTACTTAGAAGAATTTTTACAACATTTCCCTGACTTTCTCAATTACTTGCTAAACAATGGTTATGAGTTCTAAAATCTTCAGACATTGATAACCTAATTTTTTTGTAGGCAGCAAAAGGATTGTATCTCAAGATTATTAAAGCTAGCAGCTGTCTACAGGAGCTTTTATTATTTACACAATTAAATTCCATTGCAAAAATACTATATGCTACTTCATTAAACTGATTAATGTTATGGTATGATAGCTTTACTTcattatttcaagaaaaagcagaaattaagcTGAAAAATTACAAGCTCATTGTAACACTTACTTTCGCCATGTTTCTTCTGGAGAAACAGATACAACAACATCAACAGGTAACGTCATATTAATGTAGTGGTGTtccttattttccctttcaatGACTGGAGCCAAAGCAGCTAATGAAGATGTCATTTCCAACATGAGGTCGATATTGACtatctgctgctgcagagaatAAAGACACCAATAGTACATCTCCAACAACACATGCATCAAGAAGGCAAAAGATTGTAGATATTTGGTATCAAGCTCAGTAATGAAATAATTGGGTTTTAAAAAGCTAGTAATGTTAAAGACAAACTTCTACATGCTGATCTACTGTAGATGGATCTCTGCATTCATGCTGAGTCTCAACGACTTGAAAAGGATTCTTTCAAGTCATGTCAATGTCTATTTGTGTACAGAAGAGCCTACAGAGGGCAGAtctaacaatttttaaatgctagGTTGTCTGATATAATTTAGCGTGGTGAGACACATACCGTATCTTGTaactttttatccttttttttgcCAAGCTTTCGTTTTGTCTCGTCGTCTTGATCAAATCTGAAGTatcaacagaaagagaaatttctaTAGTATGAAATTAATCTATTAAAAAgattatgcatttttaaatatactcaCTGTATAAATCGTCTTATCTCCTTACAAGCAGAATCATCAGTCAGCTCTGGAACAGTGCTCATACCATTGTTGGGCCACACATAGACTGAACTGTGGCAAATTCTTAATACAAGAACATCTGAGGACAGTTTGTTTGCAAGATCACTGAAAACATATCCTAACGCCTTTTTTGTTGATGCCTCTGAAACACAATAAGGGTAAAATTAGCCTAGAAAATTCTCTCACTTTTGTTGTAGCTGCTGGgcatacacttaaaaaaatgatATGTTTTGACTTGGAATAAAAACAGAAGTGCTGTTATGATCAGAAAAATGTCTATGTAAACAAAAAGTGAGGTAAGATTTCACTTAGCAGGTCTGTCTCAAACATTCACTCTCATACCTGCCTGAACAAAAGTGAAATATGAAGAGCTGAATGAATTACAGAAGAATAACCTACACCGTAGTCAATTCTCACATCAATAGGTCTTAAGCCTACAGATGCAAGCAAACTTCTGTGTACAAACTTCTACATATAGTTGTATTTAGTCTTTTGAGTAAATACTGGAAAGGTTCAATCTAAGTCACGTGTTTCTGACTTCATTTCATTATCCAGAAATACAAACCAAACCCATACTAATTTTTTGGAAAAGCAGGGCCTACACTCCAGCTGCAGACCAAATTTTGGCCAGTGTACATCGGTAACTGTAAGAAACACCCTGGTCAGCCTGAATCTTTATTACTGGTATAGATGGCTGTCTTTCAGAGCTTGACTTGACTTTTCAAGTTTCACCCACTCCTTACAACCTGAACTAATACTGGATATGACAGAGCAACTGTTGCACATGACCAGCATTGTTTTCCTCACTGAGGCAATTAACAACCATTACTTAGAATGCAACAAGCTATACAAAGCCTAACAAGCCACCAAAGACTAGGCTGAACTGTATTTCTTTAACACATTAACTTAGATTTGGCCACTATTAGTTGACTTTTGCACTAGAAGTCTATAAAAGCTACAGTATTAGACAAATTCAACAAACCCCAACACAGTTAGCTAAATCTCctccaaaagaaaaacctcactGCCTTCAGACGATTTGTCAGCCATATTCACATACTATTTCTCTGTAGAATATTATGCTGCACTTGGGCAATCTCAGTATCACTCTGCTTCACTGTGGTTAAAATTCACTACACTGTAAACAGTCAAATAAATAGCCTTTCTCTGAGGATGCAATTCACAAAAAGTCGCTATGCATAAGGCCAACCTATTCAACACTTCTTTTCCACAGCATGAACTGAAATGAGCCGAAGTTCCTTTTCAAGgcgtcctggtttcggctgggatagagttaattttcttcctagtagcaggcatagtgctgtgttttggatttagcaggagaagaatgtgggtaacacgctgatgtttttagttgttgctgagtaggTTCATCAGCACTGAATCCAGAGTTTCTAGTAAAGACAtgtccttttaaaatgcagaatgagCTACAGTTGAGCTGTGTCTTTACCCTCCTTCTGTGCTCCCTGCTACGATAGCTCAATGGCCAGTGATAGCTTTGAGCAGACTTTCTGAAGGGCATGTCACATTACTGTAAGAGCGTGGGACTACAGTTGCCTCTTAACACCGTATGGTCTAGTCCCAATTCCACATGGAACTGCAGTAGCCAATCCCACCTAAATTCAGTAGAGTAACCAGTTAGCTTGTTcatcttctgtatttctctagAAAGACTGGACCACAGTCTCAAAACTGTATTATGACTATAATCCTGTTACAACAAATTCATTTTCATCAAGTTATTCTCCATTTGCTTGGAATTTCAGGGTCAGCTTTGAAGaaccatagaattgtttaggttggaatcTTTTCTTAGGTTGAGATCTTAGGttaagatcttttccaacctaaacgattctatgattttaaaagtGATCCCAATACCACATCAATAAGtaggaaaaatatgtaaataaaatgacctaaaaatggcaatttaaactttacttcaaattaaaataaaaaacatatgACAGAAAAAGACTGCCAGAAAATTAATGGAGACAAAGAATAACACTTTTTGCACTTAATATTTACAGGTTTGGGAAAGAAGCATTTATCTGGTGAAAtgtcaggaaaacaaacatcatAGCTAGTTACTTAACATTCACATAAATAACCTTTTATTAAGAAATC
Encoded proteins:
- the UFSP2 gene encoding ufm1-specific protease 2 isoform X2; the protein is MRPGSAPAAAPGDAVILEAMDILFRIRGGLDLAFQLATTDEASTKKALGYVFSDLANKLSSDVLVLRICHSSVYVWPNNGMSTVPELTDDSACKEIRRFIQFDQDDETKRKLGKKKDKKLQDTIVNIDLMLEMTSSLAALAPVIERENKEHHYINMTLPVDVVVSVSPEETWRKVQNLLVKAIHRQLTDMERCIMKYMKGTSIVVPEQFHFMLPGKNQLVTISYPTGISDDQLESYRKELHGLFNLPCDRPYFKRANAYHFPDEPYKDGYLRNPHLHLNSPGTESGMVYLVHGVYSYHHYMQDRFDDSGWGCAYRSLQTICSWFKHQGYIDTPIPTHKEIQQALVDAGDKPAAFVGSRQWIGSIEVQLVLNQLFGITSKILFVSQGSEVALQGRELANHFKTEGSPVMIGGGVLAHTILGVAWNEITGHIKYLILDPHYTGGEDLHVILEKGWCGWKGPEFWNKDAYYNLCLPQRPKTI
- the UFSP2 gene encoding ufm1-specific protease 2 isoform X1; amino-acid sequence: MRPGSAPAAAPGDAVILEAMDILFRIRGGLDLAFQLATTDEASTKKALGYVFSDLANKLSSDVLVLRICHSSVYVWPNNGMSTVPELTDDSACKEIRRFIQFDQDDETKRKLGKKKDKKLQDTQQIVNIDLMLEMTSSLAALAPVIERENKEHHYINMTLPVDVVVSVSPEETWRKVQNLLVKAIHRQLTDMERCIMKYMKGTSIVVPEQFHFMLPGKNQLVTISYPTGISDDQLESYRKELHGLFNLPCDRPYFKRANAYHFPDEPYKDGYLRNPHLHLNSPGTESGMVYLVHGVYSYHHYMQDRFDDSGWGCAYRSLQTICSWFKHQGYIDTPIPTHKEIQQALVDAGDKPAAFVGSRQWIGSIEVQLVLNQLFGITSKILFVSQGSEVALQGRELANHFKTEGSPVMIGGGVLAHTILGVAWNEITGHIKYLILDPHYTGGEDLHVILEKGWCGWKGPEFWNKDAYYNLCLPQRPKTI
- the UFSP2 gene encoding ufm1-specific protease 2 isoform X3, giving the protein MVILEAMDILFRIRGGLDLAFQLATTDEASTKKALGYVFSDLANKLSSDVLVLRICHSSVYVWPNNGMSTVPELTDDSACKEIRRFIQFDQDDETKRKLGKKKDKKLQDTQQIVNIDLMLEMTSSLAALAPVIERENKEHHYINMTLPVDVVVSVSPEETWRKVQNLLVKAIHRQLTDMERCIMKYMKGTSIVVPEQFHFMLPGKNQLVTISYPTGISDDQLESYRKELHGLFNLPCDRPYFKRANAYHFPDEPYKDGYLRNPHLHLNSPGTESGMVYLVHGVYSYHHYMQDRFDDSGWGCAYRSLQTICSWFKHQGYIDTPIPTHKEIQQALVDAGDKPAAFVGSRQWIGSIEVQLVLNQLFGITSKILFVSQGSEVALQGRELANHFKTEGSPVMIGGGVLAHTILGVAWNEITGHIKYLILDPHYTGGEDLHVILEKGWCGWKGPEFWNKDAYYNLCLPQRPKTI
- the UFSP2 gene encoding ufm1-specific protease 2 isoform X4, which translates into the protein MVILEAMDILFRIRGGLDLAFQLATTDEASTKKALGYVFSDLANKLSSDVLVLRICHSSVYVWPNNGMSTVPELTDDSACKEIRRFIQFDQDDETKRKLGKKKDKKLQDTQIVNIDLMLEMTSSLAALAPVIERENKEHHYINMTLPVDVVVSVSPEETWRKVQNLLVKAIHRQLTDMERCIMKYMKGTSIVVPEQFHFMLPGKNQLVTISYPTGISDDQLESYRKELHGLFNLPCDRPYFKRANAYHFPDEPYKDGYLRNPHLHLNSPGTESGMVYLVHGVYSYHHYMQDRFDDSGWGCAYRSLQTICSWFKHQGYIDTPIPTHKEIQQALVDAGDKPAAFVGSRQWIGSIEVQLVLNQLFGITSKILFVSQGSEVALQGRELANHFKTEGSPVMIGGGVLAHTILGVAWNEITGHIKYLILDPHYTGGEDLHVILEKGWCGWKGPEFWNKDAYYNLCLPQRPKTI